Proteins from a single region of Catenulispora acidiphila DSM 44928:
- a CDS encoding condensation domain-containing protein, whose translation MVETVLGGVRMTDRIVVPFEGPGAGIGELTWGQQKVWTLMQQAGTSLSMGGAVPVADGRTVQDLAVELAFFMCRYASMRVRIRSGEDGAVVQEVSGSGAHALGIIDVADDEDPALTAQRLADQWDATPFDHAQEWPIRMAAVRARGVVTHVVVTISHVATDGAGIAVMLTDLAERDPVTGEPKNPAPTMGPLELAAQQRTPAGQRQNEASLRHWERILRSASPLRFGPHVDRGEPRYRRAYFESRALHMASKAVAARLGAPESSVMLAGYAVVVARLTGINPSLIQVVVSNRFRPGIADVSHPLSVNGLFMADAANVSFDEAVERTQRASALCSKYAYYDPRQLEELRARISEERGDVIELSCLFNDRRLGADTDVSMPAPSRQALDAARDESTFRWGEPFAEYLDKLMVQVSATSDAVELEVQVDTHHVSANEARALVLELESLVVRAVG comes from the coding sequence ATGGTCGAGACGGTGCTCGGCGGCGTGCGGATGACGGACCGGATCGTCGTGCCCTTCGAAGGTCCCGGTGCTGGCATCGGTGAGCTGACCTGGGGGCAGCAGAAAGTCTGGACCCTGATGCAGCAGGCCGGAACGTCGCTGAGCATGGGTGGCGCGGTGCCCGTGGCAGATGGCCGGACGGTCCAGGATCTGGCTGTGGAGCTTGCGTTTTTCATGTGCCGTTATGCATCGATGCGCGTCCGCATTCGGTCGGGCGAGGACGGCGCTGTGGTCCAGGAGGTGTCAGGCTCAGGCGCGCATGCGCTGGGCATAATCGACGTCGCGGACGACGAGGACCCAGCTCTGACCGCTCAGCGCCTAGCGGACCAGTGGGACGCGACGCCGTTCGATCACGCGCAGGAGTGGCCGATCCGGATGGCGGCGGTGCGCGCGCGGGGCGTGGTGACTCACGTGGTCGTGACGATCTCCCATGTAGCTACAGACGGCGCCGGAATCGCTGTCATGCTCACGGATTTGGCCGAACGTGACCCGGTCACCGGCGAGCCGAAGAACCCGGCGCCGACGATGGGTCCGCTGGAACTGGCCGCACAGCAGCGGACGCCTGCGGGGCAACGGCAGAACGAGGCTTCGCTGCGTCATTGGGAGCGCATTCTCCGCTCCGCCAGCCCGCTTCGATTCGGTCCGCACGTCGACCGTGGCGAGCCGCGTTACCGTCGCGCCTACTTCGAATCCAGGGCGCTGCACATGGCATCGAAGGCAGTCGCCGCTCGGCTCGGCGCGCCGGAATCGTCCGTCATGTTGGCTGGCTACGCGGTGGTTGTGGCGCGGCTGACCGGGATCAATCCCTCGCTGATCCAGGTGGTCGTCAGCAACAGGTTCCGTCCCGGCATCGCGGACGTCTCGCATCCGTTGTCCGTGAACGGCTTGTTCATGGCGGACGCCGCGAACGTCTCCTTCGACGAGGCTGTCGAACGTACCCAGCGTGCCTCGGCTCTCTGCTCGAAGTACGCCTACTACGACCCGAGGCAGCTCGAAGAGCTGCGTGCGCGCATTAGTGAGGAACGCGGCGACGTCATCGAGCTCTCGTGCCTGTTCAACGACCGCCGCCTCGGCGCCGATACCGACGTGTCCATGCCGGCGCCGTCCAGACAGGCGCTGGACGCTGCCCGGGACGAGAGCACTTTCCGCTGGGGCGAGCCGTTCGCCGAGTACCTCGACAAGCTGATGGTCCAGGTCAGCGCCACATCTGACGCGGTCGAACTGGAAGTCCAGGTCGATACGCACCACGTCTCCGCAAACGAAGCGCGCGCGCTCGTGCTGGAGCTTGAGTCGCTCGTGGTGCGGGCGGTCGGTTAG
- a CDS encoding AAA family ATPase produces the protein MSSQPMPPRRNDAVSSGSGMVVTSVHGGRSPVPVPGANADAASDPNAASPNAAPDPNAPTSPAPPAAPSLADLLTAHLGPEAALLPVTTATWPPYEHVNVQGALDRWLSRNGAPYRLTGMAGFRHRMFGLSDLFYESGPQGMAVSGVSLTDQPSGPGDQTRTCVQCGLYLVDGLDGPDDGDRTEDPRPPLAILLRGTEMRGPQQDVSLEIACADRALARKAAAEIRRLAIEFSVYRGHVLEFGTEMFGPHQSALGFHDRPVMDREELILPPGMLEGIEAQILGVNRHRETLLAHGQHLKRGVLLFGPPGTGKTHTVRYLMSRLPETTVVVLTASALRLIGQACEIARALQPALVVVEDVDLIAQDRSAHMTATPLLFQLLNEMDGLDGDADVTFLLTTNRIDTLEPALAMRPGRVDHAVEVPLPDAEGRARLLELYRGSLDLDLSSADTLIERTAGVTASFIKELIRRAALISLNEQDTQDTAPTPANGLHVSAKHLDAALEILGGSQHQLTRRLLGASGDLRH, from the coding sequence ATGTCGTCACAGCCGATGCCGCCGCGCCGCAACGACGCCGTATCGAGCGGCTCAGGAATGGTCGTCACATCTGTGCACGGTGGCCGCTCCCCGGTCCCCGTCCCCGGCGCGAACGCCGACGCCGCCTCCGATCCGAACGCCGCGAGCCCGAACGCCGCGCCCGACCCGAACGCACCCACCTCACCGGCACCCCCCGCCGCGCCCAGCCTCGCCGACCTGCTCACCGCGCACCTCGGCCCGGAAGCCGCCCTGCTCCCCGTCACCACCGCGACCTGGCCGCCCTACGAGCACGTCAACGTCCAGGGCGCCCTGGACCGCTGGCTGTCCCGCAACGGCGCCCCGTACCGCCTGACCGGCATGGCCGGCTTCCGCCACCGCATGTTCGGCCTGTCAGACCTCTTCTACGAGTCCGGGCCGCAGGGCATGGCCGTCAGCGGCGTGTCCCTCACCGACCAGCCCTCCGGTCCCGGCGACCAGACCCGCACCTGCGTCCAGTGCGGCCTGTATCTCGTGGACGGCCTCGACGGTCCCGACGACGGCGACCGCACCGAGGACCCGCGCCCGCCGCTGGCCATCCTGCTCCGCGGCACGGAAATGCGCGGCCCGCAGCAGGACGTCAGCCTGGAGATCGCTTGCGCCGACCGCGCCCTGGCCCGCAAGGCAGCCGCCGAGATCCGCCGCCTGGCCATCGAGTTCAGCGTCTACCGCGGCCACGTCCTGGAATTCGGCACCGAGATGTTCGGCCCGCACCAGTCCGCCCTGGGCTTCCACGACCGCCCGGTCATGGACCGCGAGGAGCTGATCCTCCCGCCCGGCATGCTGGAGGGCATCGAGGCGCAGATCCTCGGCGTGAACCGCCACCGCGAAACCCTCCTCGCCCACGGCCAGCACCTCAAGCGCGGCGTCCTGCTCTTCGGCCCGCCCGGTACCGGCAAGACCCACACCGTCAGATACCTGATGAGCCGGCTGCCCGAGACCACCGTCGTCGTCCTCACCGCCAGCGCCCTGCGCCTGATCGGCCAAGCCTGCGAGATCGCCCGCGCCCTCCAGCCCGCCCTGGTCGTCGTCGAGGACGTGGACCTGATCGCCCAAGACCGCTCAGCCCACATGACCGCCACCCCGCTCCTGTTCCAACTCCTCAACGAGATGGACGGCCTCGACGGCGACGCCGACGTCACCTTCCTCCTCACCACCAACCGCATAGACACCCTGGAACCAGCCCTGGCCATGCGCCCCGGCCGCGTAGACCACGCCGTCGAAGTACCACTCCCAGACGCCGAAGGCCGCGCACGCCTCCTCGAGCTCTACCGCGGCAGCCTGGATCTGGACCTCAGCAGCGCCGACACCCTGATCGAGCGAACAGCAGGCGTCACGGCATCCTTCATCAAGGAACTGATCCGCCGAGCCGCACTGATCTCCCTCAACGAACAAGACACCCAAGACACCGCCCCCACCCCCGCCAACGGACTCCACGTCAGCGCCAAACACCTGGACGCAGCCCTGGAAATCCTCGGCGGCTCCCAGCACCAACTGACCCGCAGACTCCTCGGCGCATCAGGCGACCTCCGCCACTGA
- a CDS encoding RibD family protein produces the protein MPERPHVILSAAMSLDGHLDDTTPDRLMLSDDADFDRVDALRAASDAIMVGAETIRRDDPRLVIRDPERRADRVRRGLAEHPVKVTVTGAGALDPEARFFTTGGHKLVYCADAAVPTQADRLATVPDTEVVAAGALVDFPGILADLKRRGIERLMVEGGSSLHTRFLAEDLADEIHLAIAPFFVGDDQAPRFVRAAEFPQNARHRMTLAETRPIGDLVFVRYVIESGSGS, from the coding sequence ATGCCCGAGCGCCCCCACGTCATCCTCAGCGCCGCCATGTCCCTGGACGGCCACCTCGACGACACCACCCCCGACCGCCTCATGCTCTCCGACGACGCGGACTTCGACCGGGTGGACGCGCTTCGGGCGGCGTCGGACGCGATCATGGTCGGCGCCGAGACCATCCGCCGCGACGACCCCCGCCTGGTCATCCGCGACCCGGAGCGGCGGGCCGACAGAGTCCGGCGCGGTCTGGCGGAGCACCCGGTCAAGGTGACGGTGACCGGCGCCGGCGCGCTGGACCCCGAGGCTCGCTTCTTCACCACCGGCGGCCACAAGCTCGTCTACTGCGCCGACGCCGCCGTGCCGACGCAAGCCGACCGCCTCGCCACCGTCCCGGACACCGAGGTCGTGGCGGCCGGGGCGCTCGTCGATTTCCCCGGCATCCTCGCGGACCTGAAGCGGCGCGGCATCGAGCGGCTGATGGTCGAGGGCGGAAGCTCGCTCCACACCCGGTTCCTCGCCGAAGATCTCGCCGACGAGATCCATCTGGCGATCGCGCCGTTCTTCGTCGGCGACGACCAGGCTCCGCGTTTCGTCCGCGCCGCCGAGTTCCCGCAGAACGCGCGGCATCGCATGACCCTCGCGGAGACCCGGCCGATCGGGGATCTCGTCTTCGTGCGGTATGTGATCGAGAGTGGAAGCGGAAGCTGA
- a CDS encoding YqjF family protein, protein MSPAEAAKAAAPEPVTADAPRLPSRPLMTQSWLDATFLHWAADPALVAPLLPAGVRPDVIDGATYVGLIAFRMHRIGWWPLPGMPYLGTFPETNVRLYSVDAAGRRGVVFRSLEASRLLPVATARTAFRLPYRWARMSAYRSGDEYWYGSRRREPGLPPSRSIIGVRVGPAIETPSALDHFLTARWRLHFTLAGRTVHMPNAHPRWPLHHAELLACEEDLVAAAGLPGVASGPPDSVLFSPGVAVRFARPYAVDRRP, encoded by the coding sequence ATGAGCCCGGCGGAGGCGGCGAAGGCAGCGGCGCCCGAGCCGGTCACCGCGGATGCGCCACGGCTGCCTAGCCGCCCGCTGATGACGCAGTCCTGGCTGGACGCGACGTTCCTGCACTGGGCCGCCGATCCAGCTCTGGTGGCACCGTTGCTGCCGGCCGGGGTGCGCCCCGATGTCATCGACGGCGCCACCTACGTCGGGCTCATCGCCTTCCGCATGCACCGGATCGGGTGGTGGCCGCTGCCCGGAATGCCCTATCTCGGGACCTTCCCGGAGACCAATGTGCGGCTGTACTCGGTCGATGCGGCAGGGCGGCGCGGGGTGGTCTTCCGGTCGTTGGAAGCCTCGCGCCTGCTGCCGGTGGCCACAGCGCGGACGGCGTTCCGGTTACCGTACCGCTGGGCGCGGATGTCGGCGTACCGCTCCGGAGATGAGTACTGGTACGGCTCGCGGCGCCGTGAGCCCGGCTTGCCGCCTTCGCGGAGCATCATCGGGGTGCGGGTCGGTCCCGCGATCGAGACGCCGTCCGCGCTCGACCACTTCCTGACCGCCCGATGGCGACTGCACTTCACGCTCGCCGGCCGGACCGTGCATATGCCGAACGCGCATCCGCGATGGCCTTTGCACCACGCCGAGTTGCTGGCGTGTGAGGAGGATCTGGTCGCCGCCGCGGGGTTGCCCGGGGTCGCCTCAGGGCCGCCGGACAGTGTGCTGTTCTCGCCGGGCGTGGCGGTGCGGTTCGCGCGGCCTTATGCCGTCGACCGCCGGCCCTGA
- a CDS encoding PPOX class F420-dependent oxidoreductase has translation MDAFLELLGARGGATLATIKKNGRPQLSVINYAYDAAEQVIRISITDDRAKTHNMRRDPRVSVMVQPETYKYAVYDGEADLSPVAQSPDDATVDELVELYRAAAGKEHPDWDEYRAAMVADKRLVLRIRVTHAYGMGV, from the coding sequence ATGGATGCCTTCCTGGAACTCTTGGGCGCGCGCGGCGGCGCCACACTGGCGACGATCAAGAAGAACGGACGGCCTCAGCTGTCGGTGATCAACTACGCCTACGACGCGGCCGAGCAGGTGATCCGGATCTCGATCACCGACGACCGCGCCAAGACCCACAACATGCGCCGGGACCCTCGCGTGTCGGTCATGGTGCAGCCGGAGACGTACAAGTACGCGGTGTACGACGGCGAAGCCGACCTGTCCCCGGTCGCCCAGAGCCCGGACGACGCCACGGTCGACGAACTGGTGGAGCTCTACCGCGCCGCCGCCGGCAAGGAGCACCCGGACTGGGACGAGTACCGCGCCGCGATGGTCGCCGACAAGCGTCTGGTGCTGCGCATCCGGGTGACGCACGCCTACGGCATGGGGGTCTGA
- a CDS encoding alpha/beta hydrolase, translating to MLLGGSLLAGCTTSGSVGGGSSSSGGSTGSSGSAGALPSGKYSTLQAFDGQQISWGACTSAPADDPTADLSAFQCGTVTVPLDYAKPAGKDVALALVKWPAADQAHKVGSLFTNPGGPGASGVDFIEESKSQFDGALHSHYDIIGFDPRGLGRSDPITCLDDKTQDKLYEVDPPKDATARAQKAQQDAKTLASACEKKSGDLLPYVGSKYVAQDMDLMRQVVGDKKLNYLGISYGTYIGSVYAEQFPANVGHMVLDGAVDPNADQLESNVQQQVGFEQSLEKFASDCVTNYASQCPLSGSPAAAAQQLGHFIDGLQDHPLQTGDPNRPLDQTLGWTGVVIGLYGDVGSDWWKYLRDALGKAMKSGDGSELLAGADQYNGRDPDGHYSTEQDGLIAVRCADFTTPTPDAAEVQTAYNQLKSGASILNSELAPSDLAQPLCANWPFQTQEKPHTIKAQGSDTILVIGTTGDPATPYQNAVNLANGFANARLLTRVGTGHAAFGSGNVCAQSAMEAYLVSGTLPPQGQRCTA from the coding sequence ATGCTGCTCGGTGGATCCCTGCTGGCCGGCTGTACGACGTCCGGCTCGGTCGGCGGAGGATCCTCGTCCTCCGGCGGCTCCACGGGATCGTCGGGGTCGGCGGGCGCGCTGCCCAGCGGCAAGTACAGCACCCTCCAGGCCTTCGACGGCCAGCAGATCTCCTGGGGCGCCTGCACCAGCGCCCCGGCCGACGACCCGACCGCGGACCTGAGCGCCTTCCAGTGCGGCACCGTCACGGTCCCGCTGGACTATGCCAAGCCCGCGGGCAAGGACGTCGCGCTCGCGCTGGTGAAGTGGCCGGCCGCGGACCAGGCGCACAAGGTCGGCTCGCTGTTCACCAACCCCGGCGGGCCCGGCGCCTCCGGTGTGGACTTCATCGAGGAGTCCAAGTCGCAGTTCGACGGAGCTCTGCACTCCCACTACGACATCATCGGCTTCGACCCGCGCGGTCTGGGCCGCAGCGACCCGATCACCTGCCTGGACGACAAGACCCAGGACAAGCTCTACGAGGTCGACCCGCCCAAGGACGCGACCGCCCGCGCGCAGAAGGCTCAGCAGGACGCCAAGACCCTGGCCTCGGCGTGCGAGAAGAAGTCCGGCGATCTGCTGCCCTACGTGGGCTCCAAGTATGTCGCGCAGGACATGGACCTCATGCGCCAGGTCGTCGGCGACAAGAAGTTGAACTACCTCGGCATCTCCTACGGCACCTACATCGGCTCGGTCTACGCCGAACAGTTCCCGGCCAACGTGGGCCACATGGTCCTGGACGGCGCCGTCGATCCGAACGCCGACCAGCTCGAGTCGAACGTCCAGCAGCAGGTCGGCTTCGAGCAGTCGCTGGAGAAGTTCGCCTCCGACTGCGTCACCAACTACGCCTCGCAGTGTCCGCTGTCCGGAAGCCCGGCGGCCGCGGCGCAGCAGCTCGGCCACTTCATCGACGGCCTGCAGGACCACCCGCTGCAGACCGGCGACCCGAACCGCCCGCTGGACCAGACGCTGGGCTGGACCGGCGTCGTCATCGGGCTGTACGGCGACGTCGGCTCCGACTGGTGGAAGTACCTGCGCGACGCGCTGGGCAAGGCGATGAAGAGCGGCGACGGCTCGGAGCTGCTCGCCGGCGCCGACCAGTACAACGGCCGCGACCCCGACGGGCACTACAGCACCGAGCAGGACGGCCTGATCGCCGTGCGCTGCGCCGACTTCACCACCCCGACGCCCGACGCGGCGGAAGTGCAGACCGCGTACAACCAGCTCAAGTCCGGCGCCTCGATCCTGAACTCCGAGCTGGCGCCGAGCGACCTGGCGCAGCCGCTGTGCGCGAACTGGCCGTTCCAGACCCAGGAGAAGCCGCACACGATCAAGGCGCAGGGCTCGGACACGATCCTGGTCATCGGCACCACCGGCGACCCGGCGACGCCGTATCAGAATGCTGTGAACCTGGCGAACGGCTTCGCCAACGCGCGGCTGCTCACCCGCGTCGGGACCGGGCACGCCGCGTTCGGCAGCGGCAACGTCTGTGCCCAGTCCGCGATGGAGGCGTACCTGGTCAGCGGGACGCTGCCGCCGCAGGGGCAGCGCTGCACGGCGTGA
- a CDS encoding S8 family serine peptidase: protein MQFARKHRIAVVAVTALGLGIGTSAAALAAPAPARPSAAQQLAALSTGAKHPVIVLLKNQHPELSVKTAKAQRKAATTADQTPLVNSAQATGAQDIKKFSVINGFSAKMTDAEAANLRQNPGVEAVVTDQQHVVNTLTDAQKLAIADSAGGTAAGAKPAATGADGQTPADKVIPGTCPTDPSKPLLEPEALQTTNTAFTNKSQPQAQNIVDGKGVKVAWIADGLDVNNPDFIRADGSHVFSDYQDFSGTDPNGDESGDEAFGDASSIAAQGLHSYDLSKYVMPGHPLPAGCNITVRGVAPGASLVGLNVFGAANLVFDSTVVQAVDYAVNVDNVDVINESLGSNAQPTEGLDITSLADDAAVAAGVTVVTSTGDGGVTNTEGQPAVDPNVIGVGATTTFRDQAQTGTGGARNLASSWASNNTAALSSSGTNDRDRVPDLVAPGQGGWALCSPEARFSACVDYNGNPASVEDFGGTSMASPLVAGGAALVIEAYENTHGGARPAPALVKQILTSSASDLGLPADQQGSGELNTYRAVRMAMSVKDGNGSPAAQGDGLMATTGTGDTQISLIGTGGSKQSASVTLTNTSPTIQTVSANVRELDTTVADIKGTKAVDFTDPNSPWFYEGYTLGTPGLQRHWFSTTFTVPAGADHLTGMATCACTGTSTLLRLVLVGPNGEYENWNSPQGTTNYATVDQANPPAGKWTAYFYANANATGFKGNISYDFLATKYKDVGSVSPASAVLKPGQSQKFTVKQTLARNPGDVSAALAFSTPFHQVTTMPVTKRTLISTNNDGGSFTGTLTGGNGRASTPSQTESYYFDVPRGKKNLAMDLTFAGSHAVSAFLESPDHQVVSLSTNIAVDAQGNENLLPSLTGYVDAPAAGRWVLFMDDINPGVLSGDLADTYNGQLRYNAVDASAMGLPSGKLAAGKAVTAKVTIKNTGAAPLTVFADPRLNSSADYDLPAQQPLGATVALPFATTGAQPSFQIPTHTTELRASQSSTIPADFSTSGPSGMPEVYGVSKGLTAGATVDSPWLTPGIWGQDPTPLGPTNAAVTGSATEAESVTTLAFDRTAAASTGDLWLTGVDPSAPALVPVTIMPGQTGTLTVTFTPTGASGSKVSGVVYVDTYNAAFGTADELTGLPYSYTVK from the coding sequence ATGCAGTTTGCCCGCAAACACCGCATCGCGGTGGTCGCGGTCACGGCGCTGGGACTGGGGATCGGCACTTCCGCCGCCGCCCTGGCCGCTCCGGCGCCCGCCAGGCCGTCGGCGGCTCAGCAGTTGGCCGCTTTGTCGACCGGGGCGAAGCACCCCGTGATCGTGCTGCTGAAGAACCAGCACCCCGAACTGTCGGTCAAGACCGCGAAGGCCCAGCGCAAGGCGGCGACCACCGCCGACCAGACTCCGCTGGTGAACAGCGCGCAGGCGACCGGCGCTCAGGACATCAAGAAGTTCTCGGTGATCAACGGCTTCTCGGCCAAGATGACCGACGCCGAGGCCGCGAACCTGCGGCAGAACCCGGGCGTCGAGGCGGTCGTCACCGACCAGCAGCACGTCGTGAACACGCTGACCGACGCGCAGAAGTTGGCCATCGCCGACTCCGCGGGCGGTACGGCCGCGGGCGCCAAGCCCGCCGCGACCGGCGCCGACGGCCAGACCCCGGCGGACAAGGTCATCCCGGGCACCTGCCCGACCGACCCCAGCAAGCCGCTGCTGGAGCCGGAGGCGTTGCAGACCACGAACACCGCCTTCACGAACAAGAGCCAGCCGCAGGCCCAGAACATCGTCGACGGCAAGGGCGTGAAGGTCGCGTGGATCGCCGACGGGCTGGACGTCAACAATCCGGACTTCATCCGGGCCGACGGCTCCCACGTCTTCAGCGACTACCAGGACTTCTCCGGGACCGACCCGAACGGCGACGAGAGCGGTGACGAGGCCTTCGGCGACGCCAGCTCGATCGCGGCGCAGGGTCTGCACAGCTACGACCTGTCCAAGTACGTCATGCCCGGCCACCCGCTCCCGGCCGGCTGCAACATCACGGTCCGCGGCGTGGCTCCGGGCGCCTCGCTGGTCGGCCTGAACGTCTTCGGCGCGGCCAACCTGGTCTTCGACTCCACCGTCGTGCAGGCCGTCGACTACGCGGTGAACGTGGACAACGTCGACGTCATCAACGAGTCGCTGGGCAGCAACGCGCAGCCCACCGAGGGCCTGGACATCACCAGCCTGGCCGACGACGCCGCGGTCGCCGCCGGCGTCACGGTCGTCACCTCCACCGGCGACGGCGGCGTGACCAACACCGAGGGCCAGCCGGCCGTCGACCCGAACGTGATCGGCGTCGGCGCCACCACGACCTTCCGCGACCAGGCGCAGACCGGCACCGGCGGCGCGCGGAACCTGGCGAGCAGCTGGGCGTCGAACAACACCGCCGCGCTGTCCTCCTCCGGCACCAACGACCGGGACCGGGTCCCGGACCTGGTCGCGCCGGGCCAGGGCGGCTGGGCGCTGTGCAGCCCCGAGGCGCGGTTCAGCGCCTGTGTGGACTACAACGGCAATCCGGCCTCCGTGGAGGACTTCGGCGGCACCAGCATGGCCTCGCCGCTGGTCGCCGGCGGCGCCGCGCTGGTCATCGAGGCCTATGAGAACACGCACGGCGGGGCCCGGCCGGCGCCGGCGCTGGTGAAGCAGATCCTCACCTCCTCGGCCAGCGACCTCGGCCTGCCGGCCGACCAGCAGGGCTCCGGTGAGCTGAACACCTACCGCGCGGTCCGGATGGCCATGTCCGTCAAGGACGGCAACGGCTCCCCGGCGGCGCAGGGCGACGGCCTGATGGCCACCACCGGCACCGGCGACACGCAGATCTCGCTGATCGGTACCGGCGGCTCGAAGCAGAGCGCGTCGGTCACGCTGACCAACACCAGCCCCACCATTCAGACGGTCTCGGCGAATGTCCGCGAGCTGGACACCACGGTCGCCGACATCAAGGGCACCAAGGCGGTGGACTTCACCGACCCGAACTCGCCGTGGTTCTACGAGGGCTACACCCTCGGCACGCCCGGCCTGCAGCGGCACTGGTTCAGCACCACGTTCACCGTGCCGGCCGGCGCCGACCACCTGACCGGCATGGCGACCTGCGCCTGCACCGGGACCAGCACGCTGCTGCGCCTGGTGCTGGTCGGTCCGAACGGCGAGTACGAGAACTGGAACAGCCCGCAGGGCACGACCAACTACGCGACCGTGGACCAGGCGAACCCGCCGGCTGGCAAGTGGACGGCGTACTTCTACGCCAACGCCAACGCCACCGGCTTCAAGGGCAACATCAGCTATGACTTCCTGGCCACCAAGTACAAGGACGTCGGCTCGGTGAGCCCGGCGAGCGCGGTGCTCAAGCCGGGGCAGTCGCAGAAGTTCACCGTCAAGCAGACGCTGGCGCGCAACCCCGGCGACGTCTCCGCGGCGCTGGCCTTCTCCACGCCGTTCCACCAGGTCACCACGATGCCGGTGACCAAGCGGACGCTGATCTCCACGAATAACGACGGCGGTTCCTTCACCGGGACGCTGACCGGCGGCAACGGCCGCGCGAGCACGCCGTCGCAGACCGAGTCGTACTACTTCGACGTGCCGCGCGGCAAGAAGAACCTGGCGATGGACCTGACCTTCGCCGGCAGCCACGCGGTCTCGGCCTTCCTGGAGTCCCCGGACCACCAGGTGGTGTCGCTGAGCACGAACATCGCGGTGGACGCGCAGGGCAACGAGAACCTGCTGCCCTCGCTGACCGGCTACGTCGACGCCCCGGCCGCCGGCCGCTGGGTGTTGTTCATGGACGACATCAACCCCGGCGTGCTCTCCGGCGACCTGGCTGACACCTACAACGGTCAGCTGCGGTACAACGCGGTCGACGCCAGTGCCATGGGCCTGCCCTCGGGCAAGCTCGCAGCCGGCAAGGCGGTGACGGCGAAGGTGACGATCAAGAACACCGGCGCGGCTCCGCTGACGGTGTTCGCCGACCCGCGCCTGAACAGCAGCGCCGACTACGACCTGCCGGCGCAGCAGCCGCTGGGCGCGACCGTGGCCCTGCCGTTCGCCACCACCGGCGCGCAGCCCTCCTTCCAGATCCCGACGCACACCACCGAGCTCCGGGCGTCGCAGTCCTCGACGATCCCGGCGGACTTCTCGACCAGCGGCCCGTCCGGCATGCCGGAGGTCTACGGCGTGTCCAAGGGCCTGACCGCGGGCGCCACCGTCGACTCCCCGTGGCTCACCCCGGGCATCTGGGGCCAGGACCCGACCCCGCTGGGCCCGACGAACGCCGCGGTCACCGGCAGCGCGACCGAGGCCGAGAGCGTGACCACGCTGGCCTTCGACCGCACCGCCGCGGCCTCCACCGGCGACCTGTGGCTGACCGGCGTCGACCCCAGCGCCCCGGCACTCGTGCCGGTGACGATCATGCCGGGCCAGACCGGGACCCTGACCGTCACCTTCACACCGACCGGCGCGAGCGGCAGCAAGGTGAGCGGCGTGGTGTACGTGGACACGTACAACGCGGCATTCGGCACCGCCGACGAGCTGACGGGCCTGCCCTACAGCTACACGGTGAAGTAG